In Pseudonocardia sp. C8, one genomic interval encodes:
- the hisD gene encoding histidinol dehydrogenase, translating into MLRRLDLRPEALNGEPLPRPATLRGMMPRAELDIDAALDAVRPLVEDVRVRGAAAALDATERFDRVRPETVRVPATALAEALRELDPAVRAALETAIERARAVHADQRRADVVTRVVPGGTVTERFVPVRRVGLYAPGGLAVYPSSVVMNVVPAQAAGVESLVVASPAQAEFGGRPHPTILAAAALLGVDEVWAVGGAQCVALLAHGGTDTDGTELEPVDMVTGPGNVYVTAAKRMLRGTIGIDAEAGTTEIAILADDTADPAHVAADLISQAEHDPNAASVLVTTSDALVERVEAELETRVGATKHTERVRTALTGPQSGVILVGSLDDGIAVVDAYAAEHLEIQTADAAADAARVHNAGAIFVGAYAPVSLGDYCAGSNHVLPTGGCARHSGGLSTATFLRGIHVVDYSEQALREVADQVVTLAHAEDLPAHGEAVTARFGAGSSA; encoded by the coding sequence ATGCTCCGCCGTCTCGACCTGCGCCCCGAAGCGCTGAACGGGGAACCCCTGCCGCGCCCGGCCACGCTGCGCGGGATGATGCCGCGCGCCGAGCTGGACATCGACGCCGCACTCGACGCCGTGCGCCCCCTCGTGGAGGACGTGCGGGTCCGTGGCGCGGCCGCCGCGCTCGACGCCACCGAGCGGTTCGACCGGGTCCGCCCGGAGACCGTGCGGGTGCCGGCGACCGCGCTGGCCGAGGCGCTGCGCGAGCTCGACCCGGCCGTGCGGGCCGCGCTGGAGACCGCGATCGAGCGGGCCCGGGCGGTGCACGCCGACCAGCGGCGGGCCGACGTCGTCACCCGGGTCGTGCCGGGCGGCACGGTCACCGAGCGGTTCGTCCCGGTGCGCCGGGTCGGGCTCTACGCCCCCGGCGGGCTCGCCGTCTACCCGTCGAGCGTGGTCATGAACGTGGTCCCCGCCCAGGCCGCGGGCGTGGAGTCGCTGGTCGTGGCCTCACCCGCGCAGGCCGAGTTCGGCGGGCGGCCGCACCCGACGATCCTGGCCGCGGCGGCGCTGCTCGGCGTCGACGAGGTGTGGGCGGTCGGCGGTGCCCAGTGCGTGGCGCTGCTCGCCCACGGCGGCACCGACACCGACGGCACCGAGCTGGAGCCGGTCGACATGGTCACCGGCCCGGGCAACGTCTACGTCACCGCGGCCAAGCGGATGCTGCGCGGGACCATCGGGATCGACGCCGAGGCCGGCACCACCGAGATCGCGATCCTGGCCGACGACACCGCCGATCCCGCGCACGTCGCCGCCGACCTCATCTCGCAGGCCGAGCACGACCCGAACGCGGCGTCGGTGCTGGTCACGACGTCGGACGCGCTCGTGGAGCGGGTCGAGGCCGAGCTGGAGACCCGGGTGGGCGCGACCAAGCACACCGAGCGGGTGCGCACCGCGCTGACCGGGCCGCAGTCCGGGGTGATCCTGGTCGGCTCGCTCGACGACGGCATCGCCGTCGTCGACGCCTACGCCGCCGAGCACCTGGAGATCCAGACCGCGGACGCGGCCGCCGACGCCGCCCGGGTCCACAACGCCGGGGCGATCTTCGTCGGGGCGTACGCGCCGGTGTCGCTGGGGGACTACTGCGCCGGGTCGAACCACGTGCTGCCGACCGGAGGCTGCGCACGGCACTCGGGCGGGCTGTCGACGGCGACGTTCCTGCGCGGGATCCACGTCGTCGACTACTCGGAGCAGGCGCTGCGCGAGGTGGCCGACCAGGTCGTGACGCTCGCGCACGCCGAGGACCTGCCCGCGCACGGCGAGGCCGTCACCGCCCGGTTCGGTGCGGGGAGCAGCGCATGA
- a CDS encoding histidinol-phosphate transaminase, which produces MTPGDGVRLDDLPLRADLRGKSPYGAPQLDVAVRLNTNENPYPPPPELVADVAAAAKEAARDLHRYPDRDAVALRTDLAAYLTRQTGVELGVRNLWAANGSNEILQQLLQAFGGPGRTALGFVPSYSMHPIISAGTQTEFVPVPRRADFTIDIDSAVATLRDRSPDITFVTSPNNPTGQSVAPEELARLVDAAPGIVIVDEAYAEFAEATGRPSATTLLDTHGHKLVVSRTMSKAFAFAGGRLGYLAAAPAVVDALQLVRLPYHLSVLAQAAARAALRHADATLGSVALLAAERDRVSAGLAAAGYDVVPSDANFVLFGRFADAGRAWKGFLERGVLIRDVGLPERLRVTIGTPEENDAFLQVAGDLATKETM; this is translated from the coding sequence ATGACCCCCGGCGACGGCGTCCGCCTCGACGACCTGCCGCTGCGCGCCGACCTGCGCGGGAAGAGCCCGTACGGCGCCCCGCAGCTCGACGTCGCGGTCCGGCTGAACACCAACGAGAACCCGTACCCGCCGCCGCCCGAGCTGGTCGCCGACGTCGCCGCGGCGGCCAAGGAGGCGGCCCGGGACCTGCACCGCTACCCGGACCGGGACGCCGTCGCGCTGCGCACCGACCTGGCCGCCTACCTGACCCGGCAGACCGGCGTCGAGCTGGGCGTGCGCAACCTGTGGGCGGCCAACGGCTCGAACGAGATCCTGCAGCAGCTGCTGCAGGCGTTCGGCGGCCCGGGGCGCACGGCGCTCGGCTTCGTGCCCAGCTACTCGATGCACCCGATCATCTCGGCCGGCACGCAGACCGAGTTCGTGCCCGTGCCGCGCCGCGCCGACTTCACCATCGACATCGACTCCGCCGTCGCGACCCTGCGCGACCGGTCCCCGGACATCACGTTCGTGACCAGCCCGAACAACCCGACCGGGCAGTCCGTCGCCCCGGAGGAGCTGGCCCGCTTGGTCGACGCCGCGCCCGGGATCGTGATCGTCGACGAGGCCTACGCCGAGTTCGCCGAGGCCACCGGCCGGCCCAGCGCGACGACCCTGCTCGACACCCACGGGCACAAGCTCGTGGTGTCCCGGACGATGAGCAAGGCGTTCGCGTTCGCCGGCGGCCGGCTCGGCTACCTGGCCGCCGCGCCCGCCGTCGTGGACGCGCTGCAACTGGTCCGGCTGCCGTACCACCTGTCGGTGCTGGCCCAGGCCGCGGCGCGGGCGGCGCTGCGGCACGCCGACGCCACCCTCGGCTCGGTCGCGCTGCTGGCCGCCGAGCGGGACCGGGTGTCCGCCGGGCTGGCCGCCGCCGGCTACGACGTCGTGCCCAGCGACGCCAACTTCGTGCTCTTCGGCCGGTTCGCCGACGCGGGCCGGGCCTGGAAGGGTTTCCTGGAGCGCGGCGTCCTGATCCGTGACGTCGGGCTGCCCGAGCGGCTGCGCGTCACGATCGGCACCCCCGAGGAGAACGACGCCTTCCTGCAGGTCGCAGGAGACCTCGCGACAAAGGAGACCATGTGA
- the hisB gene encoding imidazoleglycerol-phosphate dehydratase HisB — translation MTRVGRVERVTKETRIVVEIDLDGTGKTDIDTRVPFYDHMLDSFGKHGSFDLSVHADGDVEIDAHHTVEDVAIVLGQAVRQALGDKTGIRRFGDAWIPMDEALAHAVVDVSGRPYTVCSGEPEMMRGFVVGGHYPTVLNKHVFESLAFHGHLALHVRVLDGRDPHHITEAQFKAVGRALRAATEDDPRVSGVPSTKGAL, via the coding sequence GTGACACGGGTGGGACGCGTCGAGCGCGTCACCAAGGAGACCCGGATCGTCGTCGAGATCGACCTCGACGGCACCGGGAAGACCGACATCGACACGCGCGTGCCGTTCTACGACCACATGCTCGACAGCTTCGGCAAGCACGGGTCGTTCGACCTGTCCGTGCACGCCGACGGGGACGTCGAGATCGACGCCCACCACACCGTCGAGGACGTCGCGATCGTGCTCGGCCAGGCGGTCCGGCAGGCGCTGGGCGACAAGACCGGCATCCGCCGCTTCGGCGACGCGTGGATCCCGATGGACGAGGCGCTCGCGCACGCGGTCGTCGACGTCTCCGGCCGGCCGTACACGGTGTGCTCCGGGGAGCCGGAGATGATGCGCGGCTTCGTCGTCGGCGGGCACTACCCGACGGTGCTGAACAAGCACGTGTTCGAGTCGCTGGCCTTCCACGGCCACCTCGCGCTGCACGTCCGGGTGCTCGACGGGCGCGACCCGCACCACATCACCGAGGCCCAGTTCAAGGCGGTCGGCCGGGCGCTGCGGGCCGCCACCGAGGACGACCCGCGGGTGTCCGGGGTGCCGTCGACGAAGGGCGCCCTCTAG